The Corylus avellana chromosome ca11, CavTom2PMs-1.0 genome contains the following window.
AGTTGTTATATGATAATAATTGAGTATACTGATCCTTTATTTTGTTAATGGATTGGGGTTGGGGTCTGTCAAGATGGTGATATTTTTGGTGTATTAAACCCACAAAAACCGTATCTGTTTCTACCTTAAATATACAAAATCACAAGATTGAAAATAGGGATCAAACACACAGCTAAATGGTTGGTGTATTAGTTTAAACAGGCAGGAGGTAATCAGTCACTTTAAGTTATTAGTTTCAACTTTTCCTTTCTGTTCCGTCTAAGTTTATCTTTAGGCAATGTGACAATGATTGTGAACCTTATCTATAAAAAGGTCCCTTGTTGCTGCTACTTTATACTTAGGTTTACAGTACTTACTGGTTCAGTTCTATGCCTGTGACTGGTAACTGGGGTTCTAGCAGTTTGTGCAGTCTTTTGGCATAGGGCCAACTTTCTTTAATAAGAAGAGCTCTAGTTAAAGGTCAGATTATTTAGGCTTTAAGTAACCTCCAGTTATGAATTTTATAAGACCAGTCATGAACATTGTGGTGTTTAAGCTTTGAGAGCTCTGCCTTTAtctgttaatttttattatggacattttgcttttttgtgttttttccccttcttttgTACTTTCTTTTATCTGCCTTTGTCCTGGGAGGTTTCATGACTCTCTCTACTTGCCTTTTCTGATATTTTCCTGTCTTGCATGATCATAAAGTCCTACATTCAGTGTTCTCATATGGTATCGTGTCTGAATGGTATTGTGTGTTTGGTGATGGTGTGTTGCTTCACTTTTTATCAGAAAATATCTGCtgtatattttgttaattttatgaGATTTGGTAATTAGGAAAAACGTGTTAGAGAGATTGTCTTGAAAGCAATGGGACAGGCAATCAGCAAGACAGTAGCTATTGCAGAGATTTTAAAGGTTGGTATACTTTTCAAGTTCTTTCTaagacctctctctctctctctctctctctctctctctcttcccttgCGAACTAATTATCTATTCATGTCCTGAAACAGAAGAGAATTGCCAGGTTGCATCAAGATACTGCCATTAGCTCAATAAGCATAACTGATGTATGGGAACCCATTGAAGAGGGACTAGTACcgtaagttcttttttttttttcccagcatATTTCGATTCCAATATACATGTTTGTGTATTTATGATCAATAATTATCTTCATGCTATAGCTGACTGAGCATTAATAACCGATGCAGTGTGGAGATGACTCGCCATGTCTCAATGATTTCAATCACCTTATCTCCTAGAGAGCTAAACAAAAGTTCTCCTGGGTAAGTTTGCACAAACTTTCGGTCTCTGCTCTGTCTAGTGCTTCATGGGCCAACCGTTGGTATTCTCACGTTATATTTTCCTGCTTCAAGTTTTACAAGCCCATCTGCCTCTTGAGATTTAAATGTGTATAAATATCTTGTTCCCTAGTTTTTGAACTTGAGTTCTTTTGGTGTGTTCTGtgaatttctgaaaattttgtCCATAGGTACCAAGCTCCACATAATGCTGAACAACCAAAGCCACAATCTACTTATCAGCAGCAACAACCACCAAAACAAGCACGTCCTGCATACAACGCTGTTGCCGAAGGTGATGCCAGTGACAAGTGAATTTGTTTAGAtacttctttattattttttcctaagCCAGGACCTCTTTTGTTTAACTTTCTTCTGTTCCATCTGCTGTACGAAATTTAACATGTTTCTTGCTCTTTATTTCTAGATTCATATGGCCGAGGACGGGGTCGTGGTAGAGGGAGAGGGCGGAGTTGGGGCAGGGGTGGATATGGTGGGAACTACCAAGGTGGATATGGGAACTATCAGGGTGGAGGTGGATATGGATATTATCAAGGTGGATATGGAAACTATCAAGGTATAAATTTAGAGTATTAGATTATGTTGTGGTAGCAGTTGAGGTTGTATAAGATGCTCATTTTCTTTGAAGTGTGACCTTTCTTTTTACTTGCACTCTTTTTACTAATAGAGAATGGTGGATATCCAAACCGGGGCCGAGGAGGTGGGCGAGGCAGAGGTTGGGGCTATCGTGGTAAGTTTCATTATTTAACTGTGTGTACAAGGAAGACTTGTTGCAACATTGTTGGTTTAGATTGACATCCCATTACCCTCTGGTAGTGTTATTAATTTCTGCAGGTATTAATGTGCCACTTTTGATACTGCTTAGTCGCCATAGGAAAGAATCCATTTTGGTGAAGGTTCTTCGTATGAGATTAATGTGGCTTGTACAAATTTGACTAATCATTTCAAGCACTTCTTCTCTGACAGGTAACCAGGGATATGAAAGAGGTAACCAGGCATCATATGAAAGAGGTAACCAGGGATATGAAAGAGGTAACCAGGCATATGATAGAGGTAACCAGGGATATGAAAGAGGAGGTAGCCAGGGATATGAAAGAGGAGGTAACCAGGCATATGAAAGAGGAGGTAACCAGGGATATGAAAGAGGAGGTAACCAGGCATTTGAAAGAGGAGGTAACCAGGGATATGAAAGAGGAGGTAACCAGGCATATGAAAGAGGTAACCAGGGATATGAAAGAGGCAGAGGGGGAGGGGGTAGAGGGTATGGCCGTGGGCGGGGAAGGATGGGTGGCCGGGGAAGGGGTGGTGGCAACCAGGCATAGTAAGAACTGCTCTCCTTTTTTTCGTTGCTTTAGCTAAATGCTTGCCTTGGGCTGTGGGTTGAATGTATACGAGTACAGTTGTAATAGCGTGAAATATGGTTCACAATCTCCAGCATTATTATGCGGTGTTTTTGAAGTGTTTTTCATTATATGGATGTGGGCAAGGTTGTGCTGCTCTTCTTTTGCATATCTACCCAAAAGATCAATTTGGTGGGTTTATGAATATGAGTGCTGTAATTCATTTACCCCTTTGGTTTCCAATACACGcgttttgtatttatattttcatatccctttatttctttgaaagaatttctttctcttttctctgttGGTGTCCTAGTGCCATGTCCAGGtgaatttgcatttttttgaatgtttttttattattacattttattCAGTGGTTCCTGTGGAATATGACGCCAAAGTAGATTTATTCTAAACGATTTAAGGCAAAATTATGAGCATTTCAAGGACTTTTGCTCCAATAATTAATGCCATAAATTGTATTTAATAGCTCAactatatatgaaagaaaaatctATGCTCCAATTCAAGGAGCTAaggttcaccatttaatgaacTTACTGTGTTCATTAAATGGTGTCTTCTTGGCAGATTTTCACATGCATAGCCATGCAACTTCCGAAAGTTAATTTGATTGAGACTGGTAAATAAGTTGTAGATGAGGGACCAATATATATGTAGGTTCTTTCACTCTCAGATCAAAGAGGACcacaaaatacattttacacTTAATCATACATATGGAGTCATTTCAGTCCTGTTGGTATGTAACATTTAATAAGCTCTTATTATTAGCATGTCACAAAACTATTATGTGGGGTATGGGCTGcagaaaaattaatatatgcCTACGCCTAATTGTGACCCATTATGTTAAAAATACATACTCAAAAATAAGTCATAATTACCTCTTAATTATATTGTGCTTTTAGGCCCATACCGGTGGAATACACGTACTCCTTGTTTATAGAGGTTAGGTTAGGGATCTTAATCTAATTTTTACCTTATTTATTCTTCCCATTAAGGAATATGAATCAGAACAAAATCAACTATAATTTTGATttcacaaataattttttttatttgaaataaattactgAATATCTTAAATTTGTGATTTATACAATGCGGCATATAGgccaaattttattataaaatttcttCCATTCTCCTACTTGGCCCATTTTAATCGTGAAATCGTAAATGACTCCAATTATTAGTATGAAGGTCCGTTTAagtttgcaatttaaaaaatgtggGATTTTAAAACGtgcgtaatttttaaaaatacagttaagtacaatttaacttttaaaatcgcagtttaatAAAATCGTGAGTTTTTAAACGCTTACCCATATTCCTGCGATTTGAAAACTAAGAGGACAGGTTTGTTGACTTCAAAACTCGCGCACACAACGTTGCTTCTCCAACTTTCTCAAGAATTCTTTTGTGGATGTCCATAAAGACAGCAAATCaaggaaaaccctagaaataTACTACTTCTACAATTCAAAGAATGCGTGGTTCCTTCGCATTCTTTGGATATTCCTTTGCATTGCACCTGATTCTAGCCCTCGTCCAGTTCATGATCAACTCTTGGATCTTGCCACACACGATTTTTATCCATTTCATCAACATATCTAAAGGTTGAGCTCAAGCTCAgatattagtttttgttgaaCCAAATccacctttaaaaaaaaaaaaaaaaaaaaaaaaaaatctaaatttggATCGTTGCGACTTTGGCGGTTTGCTGCCAGGGAAGTCGCAAGAAGTCCACTTTATCAtttaaaggaagaagaagtcATAACAATATTTTAGTAGGTGAACCTACGGAAGAATCATTGTCGAAACCTGCCCAACAAAACGACTTAATTGTGAACCTGTAGAAACAATTGGGGGCGGGGAGAAAGACTCATTCCTCCTTGCCAAAAAATGTCAATTCTTTATGTTTCACCTTGAATTTGAAGGGATATTACTTACTAGAATTTAGAGTTTTTATATTAggtttgatatttttcttattagaaTATTCACCATTTTATGTAGATTGTAATCAAAATATCCTAgcacatttttatttgtattcaCTCCATCTTTTGTACCCTTTTAAGACAATAATCTCTTTCATTTTATCTTTCTACCTTAAAATTCAGGAAACTAACCATTTGAAGCCAACTTGAGCTGTTGAAAAAACATGATAGATTGATAGATAAGTCTCAAACGTCAAAAATAATTTGTCTTATTAATTTCTTATAGATTAATATCGGCAGTCTTTTGGAACCACACACACAAGGTTTACTACATTATTGGGACATTTCTCTGAGGTCATGAAGATGTCTAGGTTCCACCTCAAACAAAACATGTCCAGATTCATCTCACTTCCCTCCACAAAGAGATGGACCCACCACACCTAGCCGCTTTTcagattactttttttttgtttgcaagTTGGTTGAGCACACTATCTCGATCATATCATAATGAATTAtcaatctttttttaatttatctctACTATAGTTTTGTAAAAAAGTATGTGCATTAATGTATCtttaaaaagatttttcaattgtaggaatcttaaattttcttatttttatcggCAACATAGGAATCGAGATTGACTTTAATTTATCGACCGAATTGTAGCATGTCTGATCTGTAAATGAGAGAGGACCCTGATGATTGGGGTCTGCTTGTTTGAATAGTCCGAAGCTTATTTGAGCAcataaattttatcaaaattctcTCTCGATTGGTTGTTGGAACTAATTACCAAGAATCCCGATCCGATGTTATCGtgcttaaaaataaacaatgtCTACTTGATTAATAAGGCTAACAAGAgtgatacaatttttttaattaaattgataaattgTTACATTAAATCAAAACACCGAAAAATAAGTGGGCACCCTGACAACagatccaaaataaaaattatagtgcAGAAATACAACTAAATAGTAGGAAATATGCCAAATAAGTGACTCAGTCCTCTTTGAATGGCCGCAAGAACAAATACTGAAGCAAAATGAGCACAGATAGGGGCACGAATCTCAAGAGATCCCTTAACCCTATTTAAAGGTGCACGAACCTCAAATGGTTCCACAAACCTATTTAAACCCTCACTAGGAAACTGCAACAACCACCAGAAAGAAGCTGAAGCGGGAAAGGcacaatcaaaatttgaaacaaGAGCCAATGAAAAGGGAGTACTATCTCTAGTAGCACAAGTCTCTGCAACAAAATCAAACCACAATAGCACAAGGATACTACAACCAACAAATCCCAAAAAACACAATAACCTCCTTCTTTCTCAATATATAACCTTCTTCTAGTGGTTGTAGCTTTTTAGAGGGGGGTTAAAGAATGGTTGGAGAATCTTTTGAGGTTTGTGTCCATTTGGGATGGATTGATGGACATAAAAGGTTCATGCTTCCTTTGGGAAGGGTTGAGAAATTTTTCAAGGTTCATGCTCTTTCTTGTGCCCTTTTGCCTTAGTTACTGTTTTTGCAGtgcattttttggcttttgttcgAGGACTTGACCATTTTTTTGACCCATTTCTTATTATTGGCTTGTATTTTTTGCACTGTATTCCTGTTTGTGGTATTTTGTTGATTAGCCCAACCCTTTCGGTTTTCAATCTTATGTAACTCttccttatttgattagaaaaaaaaactacaaaaatgggcaaaatctaagaaaaaggaaatattttACTCATACatgtttctctttaattaagtCTATTTCATTTAAGCTATTTTTATCCCTaactaaaaaatatgaaataaacaaataaatagaacATATACTTGTTTATGTATAACTAAAACTGAAGAAACACGTCTCCGCAGTTGGATTACTGAATTAATTAATATCCTAGGTTACTTAATTTTCTGTAATATCTTCAGAAATTATATTACAATAGGACTACTAAATCAGGATATACTAGAAGAAACAATCTAATACATACGGCTATTCTTTTAGTTAGTCTCAAtctttttatcaaatatattcttaatttttcatatatataaatcattatcTTAAAATTGCAAGTAACATTCGAGCAAATACAATTCAAGATGAAATTCTCCCTTTCCATAAAATATCCAAGAAGGTTTGTCCAGCCGAATCTGACTATTTTGACGGCCAGGTTCATCCATACTACGTGATGTCATAACCCTAACAACGTGTACATCAATTTGgttgctattttattttatctgtttttgagttttaattTCATTATGAGTAATCttgtctattaaattaacatctGTTTTTatactataaaatttttaaatgcattttttaaaaatgtatataaaaatcacatgttGTCACGTACTCTAAAatcaaatgttaatttaataaactaattttttttaaaaaaattatctacaaAAACTTTATCCAAATAAAAAAGATCCTATGATTTATGAACAACATGGACTAACTACGACCAATTCTTCAGCAAATTAAGAAACGACACacacaatcaaataaaaaaaaaaacatgtgggAAAAGTTAAGTCCTGGTCGTGATTGGGAAAGTTGTTATCAAACATTTCAAGGAGATAGatgtttttcataaaataaaattagagttAATTTGAATTAGTTCACTATAAGGCAAAAAGTGGCATGACACATTTCATTGAAACCACCGTTTGCACTGAGGATAAAATGTGCAAGATCTTAATTTTAGATAAGATATTGAAACATGgtacaaatcaaattaaaaataagaaaattacgatattttttttttctaattaaaaaaaaaaaagaggtgagGAAAACCAATTGTGATTATTCTACTTGGGTGTGACCATAGTAATGTCTATTCTCTTAGAGGAGCATATGAAAAGCCTAGATGGTGGGAACCGCGTGAGCCATAACTTAACTCAACACCCACCAAATATTAATGGGAATCAAGACGGTTTACACTAATCATGCATGAAAATTCTCATTGTGAGATTCGAATCCTAATGTGCACCTAACCACTTTGAAAATCTTTTTGGACCGCTGAACCACCACCCTAGATGGTTTCCCCCCCTCCTTATATGTGAACCAAATGGACCAACATCCTCTACAATCTTTTTTCCAAAGTGTAGGAGATTGTAAGAGATTGTGAGAAGTTTTTGATGGAGCCCATCTATTTAAGCAAGTGCTCCGATAGTACGAGCACTTATTTGGACAGACAGTCCATTGGAGCTCTCACAATCCCTTGCCTGATCGTAGGGGAGGATCCCTAATTGTAGGGAATTTTGATCtagttcaaaactttttttttttttttttttcgaaaaaaaaaaaaaaaccagttagGCACTTAAATATATGAGATTTATTTCAGGTGACTAGTGACTACAAATTAATCATCACCATACTAAgataggggttttatttgttaaatcattatttattcatACAcaaagaatattaatttaaactatGGAGTTTAGAGCTCgaatttataacatttttttttttatgtcgggaAACCTCTCTAAGGTCCCGTGCACCGTACCGGAAGTTTCTCTACATGGAACTGGTTAAATCGTTTGCTTTTCACTAGGGGGTGTAGCTCCCATGGAGTTatttgcacccatgaggtgttgaaccttggaccttgaagggagcaaacgCTCAAGACCAAGAccttcaccacttgggccaacccctggcgctttaataccatatttaaattatcatttattcccaaaaatttaagctaataaaacatagtaaatttaattttaataaaaaaaaattctattccCAGAAGAAAAATAGGTAATTAAAAGATGGGTGCCTTTGACAATCGGATccccaaatataaaatattaacaaaaaaaacatgaatatGGTAAGATCATCAAGTTTGACAAAGTATATCCATAAGCCAATAGAAGAGATTGGAGGGTGGTGACAGAAGATAGGCTCTGTACGATACCACGGATGAATGATTGAGTGACACGTGTGCCAACCTACGGGTCTCAGAAACAGTTGATTGGCTATTAGCTCTGCTGAGGCCAGCATAGGCGAATGTAGACGCCGGCCTCGTCCAGGTTCACCTTTCACCACCTAATTCCTCTATATATTTGCTTCCTCTGTCTCCTTTGTCTCCCTTTCTAGGGGAGTAGGccacctttttttcttcatttttttttcctctctggTTCATATGATTATACCCAGTAGTACAACGACTGTTGTATGTAAAacgtaagagagagagagaaatcagagagagagaagatggaaggAAGTTCAAAGAGGAGCTCAAAAGGGAACAAAGAGAAAGACATGTATCATATTATACACAAAGTTCCCTATGGTGATACTCCTTATGTCAAAGCTAAACATGCCcaggtttgtttttgtttgattttctttgtctttcaaTTGATCTATATTCTTAATAAACATGTCTGTTTTTcttgatttggtttttgtttgtttgttttacttatAATGTTCTTTTtgcatgaatagtaaacttcttttttgttgttttgaattttgatgccacattgtttctctctttcatATATATTGAGTAAtgcagcaatatatatatatatatatagagagagagagagagagagagagagagagagagcttctGCTTCTGCATATTTATCTTTCTGCAAACTTGATGACTTAGTTCTGATAAACTCCCTATGAAAACTCTTCTTGTGTTCTTGAGTTTATGAAAGTATGATTGAATCTTCCATTCTACAATCTACATGTACATCTTTTTATGAGCGGAATAGATTAAAGGATGAATGAATTATCAATTGTTTCAAAAGtttagattaaatttattcTAAAGAGGAATTATAATCGTTGACTTTATAGAACTTTTCCTGACCAAAACAAATAGATTTCAGTTCTAACATGAGCATCAGATCTGTTGTTTCATTCCTTTCTCTGCTCAATCTTTTGTTGAGTACTcttattctttcctttttttacaTCATTTCACATTGTTTTCTACTCAATCTTCTGttgattccttttctttttagatcATTTCACATCGCTGataattttcttcttattcATGAATTTTCATTGATAAACTCTAATTATCCACAAAACCAAAATTGATGACGAACTTCTTTCGTTATAATTTTTTCGTTAACCATTTTCTATCAGTTCGAGATAAATCTTATGTTTGTAACATAATTCTCCACCATTGGAATTCAAATCAAAAGAATTCTTCCCGATTTGTGATTGTTATATATGAAAGGTTATTGTAGATCAGTATACAAGAATAGCGGGAAgtaagagagagaaggagaaacAAGAAATTTGGTGTGGTTCAACTTTAGAGACCTACATCCAGCATAAGAAAAATCCCAGTAGAACTACATCTTTGTTGAATAACTCGAATATacaatttttatcttataattatttcacAGTATACGAAACCTATAACTTAACCgtatttgaagagaaaattgtAACTTTTATACGTATTCATGGtttatgtcatatatatatatatatatatagtcaagtGAGTGAAAAGATGAGCATTAAATTACTTTAttattgagtttcttcaattgaaTGGTGTTTCAGCTAGTTGAAAAGGATCCAGAAGCAGCCATAGTATGGTTTTGGAAGGCGATAAATGCCGGAGATAGAGTGGATAGTGCCCTGAAGGACATGGCAGTAGTGATGAAACAACTTGATAGAACTGAAGAAGCCATTGAAGCTGTCAAGTCTTTCAGAGGACTTTGCTCCAAACAGGCCCAAGAATCGCTCGATAACGTCCTCATCGACCTATACAAGGTATCTAATTATGTCGCGTTTTAGATTTGGGTCGTATTGAGACATCGGAtcataagactatatatgttaactttaaCTTAGATCCCCCTACCTTAACACGCTAACCATGTAAGCGTATTTGATCAAAGGTTTTCAACGCGTGCAGAAATGTGGGAAAATAGAGGAGCAGATTGATCTGCTAAAGCGAAAGCTAAGATCAATCTACCAAGGAGAGGCATTCAATGGAAAACCCACCAGGACAGCACGCTCTCATGGAAAGAAGTTCCAAGTTTCTGTTAAGCAAGAAACTTCAAGATTATTGGTATGCACCtcacattaatttattatatatatgctgCTAGTTGTATGAACAGCTAGCTTGATGCTTAAAAATATACATTAAATAGAATTAATGACACAATGATAGAAGAAAAATGTAACATCTTCACCAAGAATGTGTCCAGATAGCTTAAAATCTCGATAATTAGCTCTCGAAACCAGAAAGTCATCATCGATGATAAAGGCACGAGTGT
Protein-coding sequences here:
- the LOC132165323 gene encoding uncharacterized protein LOC132165323 isoform X2; translated protein: MDRYQRVEKPKPESPINENEIRITTQGAIRNYISYATTLLQEKRVREIVLKAMGQAISKTVAIAEILKRIARLHQDTAISSISITDVWEPIEEGLVPVEMTRHVSMISITLSPRELNKSSPGYQAPHNAEQPKPQSTYQQQQPPKQARPAYNAVAEDSYGRGRGRGRGRGRSWGRGGYGGNYQGGYGNYQGGGGYGYYQGGYGNYQENGGYPNRGRGGGRGRGWGYRGNQGYERGNQASYERGNQGYERGNQAYDRGNQGYERGGSQGYERGGNQAYERGGNQGYERGGNQAFERGGNQGYERGGNQAYERGNQGYERGRGGGGRGYGRGRGRMGGRGRGGGNQA
- the LOC132165323 gene encoding uncharacterized protein LOC132165323 isoform X1 — encoded protein: MDRYQRVEKPKPESPINENEIRITTQGAIRNYISYATTLLQEKRVREIVLKAMGQAISKTVAIAEILKKRIARLHQDTAISSISITDVWEPIEEGLVPVEMTRHVSMISITLSPRELNKSSPGYQAPHNAEQPKPQSTYQQQQPPKQARPAYNAVAEDSYGRGRGRGRGRGRSWGRGGYGGNYQGGYGNYQGGGGYGYYQGGYGNYQENGGYPNRGRGGGRGRGWGYRGNQGYERGNQASYERGNQGYERGNQAYDRGNQGYERGGSQGYERGGNQAYERGGNQGYERGGNQAFERGGNQGYERGGNQAYERGNQGYERGRGGGGRGYGRGRGRMGGRGRGGGNQA
- the LOC132166267 gene encoding protein SULFUR DEFICIENCY-INDUCED 1 — its product is MEGSSKRSSKGNKEKDMYHIIHKVPYGDTPYVKAKHAQLVEKDPEAAIVWFWKAINAGDRVDSALKDMAVVMKQLDRTEEAIEAVKSFRGLCSKQAQESLDNVLIDLYKKCGKIEEQIDLLKRKLRSIYQGEAFNGKPTRTARSHGKKFQVSVKQETSRLLGNLGWAYMQKSNFMMAEVVYQKAQMIDPDANKACNLALCLMKQGRYEEAYSVIQDVLQGRLPGSDDCKSRNRAEELILELRSMQPSLEPPDLVGLDDDFVKGLEQLMNEWGPFRSKRLPIFEEISSFRDQLAC